In Bactrocera dorsalis isolate Fly_Bdor unplaced genomic scaffold, ASM2337382v1 BdCtg423, whole genome shotgun sequence, the genomic stretch ATATCTGGCTAACCGTTGTGAGTTTTCGTAAACGATGCCAAATTGCACGATCGACGTACTTAaaacagaattttaaaataagtgGAATTTTATAAATTGCATAATAGGTAGAGGAGGAAAACAATTCTGCGAGCACAGTCTGATACATATATGATTATGTCATGGTGCCAAATACAGGATTATGACGACAAATTCCTGGACCATATTCCTCATAAGCAGCCTTTGTGTGGCACACTTGATAAAACTCAGGCTGCAAGATAAAAAAAGAAGCGTTTGAGCATATACAAGCCTTACGAACTTTGGCCAATAAAGGTAATTACCGTGGATGCCAACATGCTGCCTCCAAACCATACAGCATATCGCTGCATATGATGTGTTATGACTTGTACATCGATTGGTTTTGGCTAAAAACATACAATGTAGGTATggacatattatttttttaggtaTGTTAAGTGATGTTTACCTTAATGCGACCTTCAGATAAGTTTTCGCTGATTCGGAGGCGTGTGTCAACAGATCGTTTGATATCACGCTGTAAACGGCGTCCGAAATCTTTGAACATCGTGGAACCGCCGCTCAATACTATATTATTGTATAGGGGTCGTCGCACATCAATCGGGCAATTTTGTATGACATTATCTACGATTTCCGATAGTGGAGTTGTGAAATCGGGGTTCGAAAATTCGGGATGGAAGAAAATCTCAGGTCCTAAAACGTAggtaatatattattaacatGGAATAGAAAACTTATAAGCATAATATATATTGCATACCTAAGAAACGTTCGTAACCTACATCGACGCTGAATGGATTCTTAGTCACCGCATTTGTACCCGTATAGTTGCGTATCCATTTGCCCGGCTCCGTATCATATTTGGCAAATTCTTTGGCAATGTCTGGACAAATATAACAGTGCTTCTCCTTAATCGCTTTGGCAGTTTCTAAACTTTGCTCTGGCGGTATGCCCACTTCACGTTCTCGCAATAAACTCTGTATGAAAGAGGTGATATTGCGACCAGCAATGGGAATATGTTTGATACAAGAACCAATTACGTAGCCCTCAGCCTGAAAAGAGTTTAGACATTAAAAATTACACAT encodes the following:
- the LOC105233429 gene encoding actin-related protein 3 (The sequence of the model RefSeq protein was modified relative to this genomic sequence to represent the inferred CDS: added 402 bases not found in genome assembly); the encoded protein is MAGRLPACVIDVGTGYTKLGYAGNKEPQFIIPSAIAIKETARVGDTNTRRITKGVEDLDFFIGDEAFDATGYSVKYPVRHGLVEDWDLMERFLEQCIFKYLRAEPEDHHFLLTEPPLNTPENREYTAEIMFETFNVPGLYIAVQAVLALAASWAARPVEGRTLTGIVVDSGDGVTHVIPVAEGYVIGSCIKHIPIAGRNITSFIQSLLREREVGIPPEQSLETAKAIKEKHCYICPDIAKEFAKYDTEPGKWIRNYTGTNAVTKNPFSVDVGYERFLGPEIFFHPEFSNPDFTTPLSEIVDNVIQNCPIDVRRPLYNNIVLSGGSTMFKDFGRRLQRDIKRSVDTRLRISENLSEGRIKPKPIDVQVITHHMQRYAVWFGGSMLASTPEFYQVCHTKAAYEEYGPGICRHNPVFGTMT